The proteins below are encoded in one region of Halorhodospira halochloris:
- a CDS encoding glutamine amidotransferase gives MHDGILIIKTGSTLPALRQQGDFEDWIRAAIAPISAWVVDVEKGQPLPAVEEPSAVIVTGSPAMVSQRLPWSEQTAAWLAEAVAAATPILGICYGHQLLAHALGGRAGPNPNGREIGTVRVELNAAQARRDPLFEELPADFAAHVTHEESALKLPDSAVRLAYNGHEQNHAFRVGSSAWGVQFHPEFNAAITRGYIFHKRHDLYRERLAALDILRSVTETPHATRLLSRFAHMFVSP, from the coding sequence ATGCACGACGGTATCCTTATCATCAAAACTGGTAGCACGTTACCAGCCTTACGTCAGCAGGGCGATTTTGAAGACTGGATTCGGGCGGCAATCGCCCCCATCTCGGCATGGGTGGTTGATGTCGAAAAGGGCCAACCCTTGCCCGCGGTCGAGGAGCCAAGCGCGGTGATAGTAACCGGGTCGCCGGCCATGGTCTCGCAGCGCCTGCCCTGGAGCGAGCAGACCGCCGCTTGGCTGGCCGAGGCGGTGGCCGCAGCCACACCTATTCTAGGCATATGTTACGGCCATCAGCTGCTTGCCCACGCCCTTGGGGGTCGGGCAGGGCCTAACCCCAATGGCCGCGAAATTGGCACGGTTAGAGTGGAGCTAAACGCGGCTCAGGCGCGGCGAGATCCCTTGTTCGAGGAGTTGCCGGCAGACTTTGCAGCCCATGTTACCCATGAGGAGTCGGCCCTCAAGTTACCCGACTCTGCGGTGCGCTTGGCTTATAATGGCCACGAGCAGAACCATGCCTTTCGTGTCGGTAGCTCGGCGTGGGGGGTGCAATTCCATCCCGAGTTCAATGCCGCTATAACCCGCGGCTATATCTTTCATAAGCGCCATGACCTCTATCGGGAGCGCCTTGCTGCCCTTGATATACTGCGTAGCGTAACCGAAACTCCGCATGCGACGAGGTTGTTGAGCCGTTTTGCGCACATGTTTGTAAGCCCTTGA
- the carA gene encoding glutamine-hydrolyzing carbamoyl-phosphate synthase small subunit, giving the protein MTRPALLVLQDGTVFRGEALGSDGAVTAEVVFNTAMTGYQEIATDPSYAGQIVTLTYPHIGNTGINSIDREDDRIRCAGLIVRDVPLRYSNWRAELGLHEWLQLHGVVAIAGIDTRRLTRILRERGAQGGCLVTGEGALDSNWAYQQAQAYAGMSGRDLAGEAGTGSSYAWSRGTWRLDDGREDAGAPEQQPRFKVVAYDFGVKQHILRLLVDHGCQVSVVPAHTSAGEVAALEPDGVFLSNGPGDPEPMDYAIANIRSLLEEHRIPVFGICLGHQLLGLASGARTVKMKFGHHGANHPVQELASGRVMISSQNHGFAVDEASLPDNLEPTHRSLFDGSLQGIRRSDVPAFGFQGHPEASPGPHDVRPLFQQFIEMMEQR; this is encoded by the coding sequence TTGACTCGTCCAGCACTGCTCGTTCTCCAGGACGGTACGGTATTCCGCGGCGAAGCGCTTGGCAGCGATGGCGCGGTAACCGCAGAGGTGGTGTTCAACACCGCCATGACCGGCTATCAGGAGATCGCCACCGATCCTTCCTATGCCGGTCAAATTGTCACCTTAACTTATCCCCATATCGGTAATACCGGCATCAACTCCATAGATCGTGAGGACGATCGCATCCGTTGTGCTGGCCTGATCGTCCGCGATGTCCCGCTTCGTTACAGCAACTGGCGTGCCGAGTTGGGGCTACACGAGTGGCTGCAACTGCATGGGGTTGTCGCTATCGCTGGCATTGATACGCGGCGTTTGACCCGGATATTGCGCGAAAGAGGTGCCCAAGGTGGCTGTTTAGTAACCGGCGAAGGCGCTCTGGACAGCAACTGGGCATACCAGCAGGCCCAGGCCTATGCCGGGATGAGTGGACGTGATCTGGCTGGCGAGGCGGGCACGGGTAGTAGCTACGCCTGGTCGCGCGGTACTTGGCGGCTCGATGATGGTAGAGAGGATGCTGGAGCCCCTGAGCAGCAGCCGAGATTCAAGGTAGTTGCCTATGATTTCGGGGTTAAGCAGCATATCTTGCGCCTGCTGGTCGATCACGGCTGTCAGGTCAGCGTGGTTCCGGCGCACACATCGGCAGGCGAGGTTGCAGCGCTGGAGCCCGATGGGGTGTTTCTCTCCAACGGCCCGGGTGATCCCGAGCCGATGGATTACGCCATCGCCAATATTCGCAGCTTGCTTGAAGAGCACCGTATCCCGGTTTTTGGCATCTGTCTTGGCCATCAACTGCTCGGTCTCGCCAGTGGGGCGCGGACGGTGAAGATGAAGTTCGGCCATCACGGGGCCAATCACCCGGTGCAGGAGCTGGCTAGCGGCAGGGTGATGATATCCAGCCAGAACCACGGCTTTGCCGTTGATGAGGCGAGCCTGCCGGACAATCTTGAGCCTACCCATAGGTCACTGTTTGACGGTTCACTCCAAGGGATAAGGCGCAGCGATGTGCCAGCGTTCGGTTTTCAGGGGCACCCCGAGGCGAGTCCCGGGCCGCACGATGTTAGGCCACTGTTTCAGCAGTTTATCGAGATGATGGAGCAGCGATAA
- a CDS encoding ABC transporter ATP-binding protein yields MTALSVRELTKTYKDGKVALDGINLDVDAGAFFGLLGPNGAGKSTLIGIISTMVTKSGGKVEVFGNDLDKDPWAVKSSIGLVPQEFNFNTFETAEQIITNQAGYYGIPRRLARARTEHYLKSLGLWEKRSTVSRNLSGGMKRRLMIARALVHEPRLLILDEPTAGVDIELRRSMWDFLRHINDQGTTIILTTHYLEEAESLCRDIAFIDEGRIIENTDVKTLLQRLSTHSFLLDVDTVPEPLPQLGDFTLKKVEEQIIEAEVPRGSTLSELINRLSEHGVAVLSMRNKSNRLEELFMRMLDVEDKE; encoded by the coding sequence TTGACTGCCCTATCCGTCAGAGAGCTTACTAAGACTTATAAAGATGGCAAAGTAGCCCTAGATGGAATCAACCTCGACGTAGACGCCGGCGCCTTTTTCGGCCTGCTCGGGCCCAATGGTGCCGGCAAATCGACCCTGATCGGCATCATCTCGACCATGGTGACGAAGAGCGGCGGCAAGGTAGAAGTCTTCGGTAACGATCTCGACAAAGACCCCTGGGCAGTAAAATCTTCTATAGGTCTAGTACCCCAAGAGTTCAACTTCAACACCTTCGAAACCGCCGAACAGATCATCACCAACCAGGCCGGCTACTACGGTATCCCGCGCCGTCTGGCCCGCGCGCGTACCGAACACTACCTAAAAAGCCTCGGCCTGTGGGAGAAACGCAGCACCGTCTCGCGTAACCTATCTGGGGGCATGAAGCGCCGCCTGATGATCGCCCGCGCCCTGGTTCACGAACCGCGCCTGCTAATCCTGGATGAGCCAACCGCCGGGGTAGATATCGAACTGCGCCGCAGCATGTGGGACTTCCTGCGCCATATCAATGACCAGGGCACAACCATCATCCTCACCACCCACTACCTTGAGGAGGCGGAAAGCCTCTGCCGCGATATCGCCTTCATCGATGAGGGCAGGATTATTGAGAACACCGATGTCAAAACCCTCCTCCAGCGCCTATCCACCCACTCCTTCCTGCTCGATGTCGACACCGTCCCTGAGCCACTGCCGCAGCTAGGAGATTTCACCCTCAAGAAGGTAGAGGAGCAGATCATTGAGGCAGAGGTCCCGCGCGGCAGCACGTTAAGTGAACTGATTAATAGGCTATCCGAGCACGGTGTTGCGGTACTGAGCATGCGTAACAAATCAAACCGCCTCGAAGAGCTGTTCATGCGCATGCTCGACGTTGAAGACAAGGAATAG
- the dinG gene encoding ATP-dependent DNA helicase DinG has product MPSKETIQLIADAYHSIRATMPGFRERESQRRMIWEVAKALDGEHDHQILAVEAPTGTGKSLGYLLGGIPVAREREVALVIATATITLQEQILNQDLPKLAEYAGLEVKACVAKGRGRYVCPRNLKALLDESEHNDEGRQQALAPEVLGSAAWSRPPREGEIDNLNAMLDALKEGEWQGDLDEWPNPPASPDLYNMITSTPHSCTGRRCADFFSCPVYQARERMREAEVVIANHDLLLADLQLGDEGGGVVMPNPAESLYVIDEGHRFASKAVRRFAVSAKVQAARDWINDGLRTVQEIRGLLSSEPQEQQLSDSVGELLREVHEVLQDVDEFLQHNYTADPEEHLWRFRAGRAPEEVVAIARRVAKPAQRLQADLDKLAEKLDAAMSSERVNVSELEKYLPRLGFLRERADNLATTWGLMSTADEDDKPPVARWIERHEGKTGQGDHLISAAPVSVAGDLAARFWQRCLGAVITSATLTALGKFDRLRRDLGLEADERVAVGRLPSPFDYSSSLLSVPAMRTDPKDGREHTNEVIEQLKELLRSDEAALVLFTSRSRMEHVAESLPKRLRALIQCQGERSREAMLRHHRQAIDAGEGSILFGLASMAEGVDLPGAYCDHVIIERIPFSVPSEPVEATRREWLEDRGERPFYSVSLPDASLRLVQACGRLVRSETDQGRITILDRRIVSKSYGKALINSLPPFTRDVQ; this is encoded by the coding sequence ATGCCCAGCAAGGAAACCATTCAGCTAATAGCCGATGCCTATCACAGCATCCGCGCTACAATGCCCGGATTTCGCGAGCGCGAATCGCAGCGGCGGATGATCTGGGAGGTGGCTAAAGCCCTGGATGGGGAGCACGATCACCAGATTCTAGCGGTTGAGGCGCCCACCGGAACCGGCAAGAGCCTTGGTTACTTACTCGGTGGCATACCGGTAGCGCGCGAGCGTGAGGTGGCGCTGGTAATAGCGACCGCCACCATTACCTTGCAAGAGCAGATCCTCAATCAGGACCTGCCCAAGCTGGCTGAGTACGCCGGACTTGAGGTCAAGGCCTGTGTTGCCAAAGGCCGGGGGCGCTACGTCTGTCCGCGCAATCTCAAGGCCTTGTTGGATGAGAGCGAGCACAACGACGAGGGCCGGCAACAGGCACTCGCCCCCGAAGTGCTTGGCTCCGCAGCTTGGTCGCGTCCCCCGCGCGAGGGCGAGATAGATAACCTGAACGCCATGCTAGATGCCCTTAAAGAGGGCGAGTGGCAGGGCGATCTCGATGAGTGGCCAAATCCACCGGCCAGCCCGGATCTCTATAATATGATCACCTCTACCCCGCATTCGTGTACCGGGCGGCGCTGTGCCGATTTCTTCTCCTGTCCGGTCTATCAGGCCCGCGAACGGATGCGTGAAGCCGAGGTGGTGATCGCCAACCACGATCTGCTACTGGCCGATTTGCAGCTCGGCGACGAGGGCGGCGGTGTGGTAATGCCCAACCCTGCTGAGAGTCTCTATGTGATCGATGAGGGCCATCGCTTTGCCAGTAAGGCGGTCCGCCGTTTTGCTGTCAGTGCCAAGGTGCAGGCTGCCCGCGATTGGATAAACGATGGTCTGCGGACGGTGCAAGAGATTCGCGGCCTGCTCAGTAGCGAGCCGCAGGAGCAGCAGCTTAGTGATAGCGTCGGTGAGTTGCTCCGTGAAGTTCACGAGGTCTTGCAGGATGTCGATGAGTTCCTGCAGCACAACTACACAGCCGATCCTGAGGAGCATTTATGGCGCTTTCGCGCCGGCCGCGCGCCTGAAGAGGTGGTTGCCATTGCCCGGCGTGTTGCGAAACCGGCACAACGCTTGCAAGCCGATCTTGATAAGCTTGCAGAGAAGTTAGATGCGGCCATGAGTAGTGAGCGGGTGAATGTCAGTGAGTTGGAGAAGTATCTCCCAAGATTGGGTTTTTTGCGCGAGCGCGCGGATAATTTAGCCACTACTTGGGGGCTTATGAGTACTGCCGATGAGGATGACAAGCCACCGGTGGCACGCTGGATAGAGCGCCACGAGGGTAAGACTGGGCAAGGCGATCACCTCATCTCGGCTGCTCCGGTATCGGTGGCTGGCGACTTGGCAGCCCGCTTCTGGCAGCGGTGTCTCGGCGCAGTGATAACTAGTGCTACGTTGACCGCCCTGGGCAAATTCGATCGCTTGCGCCGCGATTTGGGTTTAGAAGCTGATGAGCGGGTTGCAGTCGGCAGATTGCCGTCGCCATTCGATTACAGTAGCTCATTGCTTAGCGTGCCGGCCATGCGCACTGATCCCAAAGACGGTCGGGAGCATACCAATGAGGTAATCGAGCAACTCAAGGAATTGTTACGCAGCGACGAGGCGGCCCTCGTGCTGTTTACCAGCCGCTCGCGCATGGAGCATGTCGCCGAATCCTTGCCCAAGCGCCTGCGGGCGCTGATCCAGTGTCAGGGCGAGCGCTCCCGTGAGGCGATGTTGCGCCACCATCGCCAGGCCATTGATGCCGGTGAGGGCAGTATCCTGTTCGGGCTGGCCTCCATGGCCGAAGGCGTCGACCTGCCTGGGGCCTATTGTGATCACGTTATCATTGAGAGGATCCCGTTCTCGGTGCCATCTGAGCCGGTTGAGGCGACCCGCAGAGAGTGGCTAGAGGATCGCGGCGAGCGGCCCTTTTATTCGGTCAGCTTGCCAGATGCATCGCTGCGCCTGGTCCAGGCTTGTGGTCGACTAGTCCGCTCCGAGACCGATCAGGGGCGCATCACCATCCTCGATCGGAGGATTGTCAGCAAGAGCTACGGTAAGGCCCTTATTAACTCCTTGCCCCCGTTTACCCGCGATGTTCAATAG
- the traF gene encoding conjugal transfer protein TraF yields the protein MRKLLLPLFLGAALPGLALANPHAYPSGPNIGFGDSTALDRLQGNKKNPASPISDVRRGVRMGVIGFSLSYEIGDVEDIGDRFEDFENSVDEFRDSVDEFGEFGDEENFDPDDEIDNLIGIIEGGQRVQDSIVNLTDDLYLGLGIKGNVLPFPLEITSDTLRGSLFFDVDFDIRGNLSVHYGIPGDSPFSVLSTDPEDYHTGDCDNSFNGKPFCIDGDGNVYADSDPNNKIELDDEALGDPAALAQGAYTRTISIGYGTAVAQYPTGTLFAGGRLNHFEVELSRTASDFDDDMGDTLTDGYTSNQRQSTDFGLDAGLVWISDWYQLGATLLNINTPSFAYHSVPQDCNGDSSCELLNDAIDRGDIERSQDYEMQPQLSLEAAAQTPGRNWLLSAALDANAVDGPFGEDYNDAYQWFTLGAAYQPSTALLPGARFGYRQNLAGSELSYLSGGFTLANFFSLDAAVSTDTVDSVPRGFMLSAGLETRF from the coding sequence ATGCGCAAGTTACTCCTCCCCCTATTTCTTGGCGCCGCCCTCCCCGGTCTAGCCTTGGCCAATCCCCACGCCTACCCAAGCGGCCCCAATATCGGCTTCGGCGATTCAACCGCTCTCGACCGCCTCCAGGGCAACAAGAAAAACCCGGCCTCACCCATCTCCGATGTGCGCCGTGGAGTGCGCATGGGGGTCATCGGGTTCAGCCTCTCCTATGAGATCGGCGATGTTGAGGATATTGGGGATAGGTTTGAGGACTTTGAAAATAGTGTTGATGAATTTAGAGATAGTGTTGATGAGTTTGGAGAGTTCGGCGATGAAGAAAATTTCGACCCAGATGATGAGATCGACAACCTTATAGGAATAATTGAAGGCGGCCAACGCGTTCAAGACTCCATAGTCAACCTTACCGATGATCTCTACCTTGGCCTCGGCATAAAGGGCAATGTCCTCCCATTCCCGCTCGAGATAACCAGTGACACCCTACGCGGTTCGCTCTTCTTCGACGTCGACTTCGACATCCGCGGCAATCTTTCGGTGCATTACGGCATCCCTGGGGACTCACCGTTCTCGGTTCTCTCTACTGATCCCGAGGATTATCATACCGGAGATTGCGACAACAGTTTCAACGGCAAACCTTTCTGCATTGATGGCGACGGCAACGTCTACGCAGATTCAGACCCAAACAATAAAATCGAACTTGACGACGAAGCCCTCGGCGACCCCGCCGCCCTTGCCCAAGGTGCCTATACCCGCACCATATCCATCGGCTACGGCACAGCAGTGGCACAGTATCCCACCGGCACCCTGTTCGCCGGCGGCCGGCTTAACCACTTCGAGGTTGAGCTCTCGCGCACCGCCTCCGACTTCGATGACGACATGGGCGATACCCTGACCGACGGCTACACCTCAAACCAACGCCAGAGCACCGACTTCGGCCTAGATGCCGGCTTGGTCTGGATCAGCGACTGGTATCAACTCGGCGCTACCCTGCTCAACATCAACACCCCATCATTCGCGTACCATTCAGTCCCGCAGGATTGCAACGGCGACAGCAGCTGCGAATTGCTCAACGACGCCATCGATAGAGGCGACATCGAGCGCAGCCAAGACTATGAGATGCAGCCGCAGCTAAGCCTCGAGGCCGCTGCCCAAACCCCGGGCAGGAATTGGCTGTTAAGCGCCGCGCTCGACGCCAACGCTGTGGATGGGCCGTTTGGTGAAGACTACAATGATGCCTACCAGTGGTTCACCCTGGGTGCTGCCTATCAGCCCAGCACGGCCTTACTCCCCGGGGCGCGCTTTGGCTACCGGCAAAACCTGGCCGGCTCAGAACTCAGCTACTTGAGCGGTGGTTTTACCCTGGCCAACTTCTTCAGCCTTGATGCAGCTGTATCAACCGACACCGTCGACTCGGTGCCCCGTGGCTTTATGCTCAGTGCCGGCCTCGAGACTCGGTTCTAA